A genomic region of Fodinisporobacter ferrooxydans contains the following coding sequences:
- a CDS encoding SDR family oxidoreductase: MTKQTPVQNFPPQHQNQRPGIESIMQPRPEFDDPNYQGSGKLQGKIAVITGGDSGIGRAVAVAFAKEGADLAILYFNEQEDAEETKRAIEQKGRRCLLIPGDIGDETFCQTAVGQVKQTFQGIDILVNNAAEQHPQEQLTNITQSQLERTFRTNVFSFFYMTKAVLPMLSPGSCIINTASITAYKGHEQLLDYSATKGAIVTFTRSLSLSLLKQGIRVNGVAPGPIWTPLIPSTFTEFQVAMFGSDTPMKRAGQPFELAPAYVYLASDDSRYMSGQILHVNGGMIVNG, translated from the coding sequence TTGACGAAACAAACGCCAGTTCAAAATTTTCCGCCCCAACATCAAAACCAACGGCCGGGGATCGAGTCGATCATGCAGCCCAGACCAGAATTTGATGATCCCAATTATCAGGGAAGTGGAAAATTACAAGGGAAAATCGCAGTCATTACTGGCGGTGACAGTGGCATTGGCAGGGCAGTTGCTGTCGCTTTTGCCAAAGAAGGCGCCGATCTTGCCATTCTTTATTTCAACGAGCAGGAAGATGCGGAAGAAACGAAGCGAGCCATTGAACAAAAAGGCCGCAGGTGCCTGTTGATTCCGGGGGACATTGGCGATGAGACATTCTGCCAAACAGCAGTGGGACAAGTCAAACAGACATTTCAAGGGATTGATATTTTGGTGAATAATGCGGCTGAGCAACATCCGCAGGAACAATTGACAAATATCACACAGTCTCAATTGGAACGTACATTTCGAACAAATGTCTTCTCTTTCTTCTATATGACAAAAGCTGTATTGCCGATGCTCTCGCCTGGCAGTTGCATTATTAATACTGCATCCATAACCGCTTATAAAGGCCATGAGCAATTGTTGGATTATTCGGCTACCAAAGGTGCTATTGTGACATTTACCCGCTCGTTATCCCTTTCCTTGCTGAAACAAGGGATTCGTGTCAACGGTGTAGCTCCCGGACCGATTTGGACACCTTTAATTCCTTCCACTTTTACGGAATTTCAGGTAGCCATGTTTGGTTCGGATACGCCGATGAAACGGGCGGGCCAACCTTTTGAATTGGCGCCGGCGTATGTATATTTGGCTTCTGATGATTCCCGTTATATGTCGGGCCAAATTTTGCATGTAAATGGTGGCATGATTGTCAATGGTTAA
- a CDS encoding TenA family transcriptional regulator: MNGFYLHDAEKIQNAETLQDVEKQMRILVNQYFHNAPFFTHLRQGLYNYEQIRYFAIQYFHYSKNFPRILGAAISAMSPVDEWWIPLADNLWDEAGRGIAGRSHAELYKTFLFSVDPAVPLNEFGLPVNPPVSTAVTNAIDTFITFFRQATPLQAMSAVGFGSEFFAGEVMGAIGQGLRHPNYTSSKPFDITFWNVHADDHEPHHYQLCKNILDTFTDKEELEEMLKTGVMIAKSEARMYNQLHKEMLEI, encoded by the coding sequence ATGAATGGCTTCTATTTACATGATGCAGAAAAAATACAGAATGCGGAAACATTGCAGGATGTAGAAAAACAAATGCGAATACTGGTAAACCAGTATTTTCACAATGCTCCTTTTTTCACCCATTTGCGTCAAGGGTTGTACAATTATGAACAAATCCGTTACTTTGCAATCCAATATTTTCACTATAGCAAAAACTTCCCGCGCATATTGGGCGCTGCCATCTCGGCTATGTCTCCCGTTGATGAATGGTGGATTCCGTTGGCAGACAACCTGTGGGATGAAGCCGGACGAGGTATAGCCGGACGTTCTCATGCTGAATTATATAAAACATTTTTGTTTAGTGTAGATCCTGCGGTTCCATTAAACGAATTCGGTTTGCCGGTGAATCCGCCCGTATCCACAGCCGTTACAAATGCAATCGATACTTTCATAACCTTTTTCCGACAGGCGACTCCTTTACAGGCGATGTCTGCTGTAGGATTTGGTTCGGAATTCTTCGCCGGAGAAGTCATGGGCGCAATCGGACAAGGTCTGCGGCATCCAAACTATACAAGCTCAAAGCCTTTCGACATTACGTTTTGGAACGTCCATGCAGATGACCACGAGCCCCACCATTACCAACTTTGCAAAAATATCCTTGACACGTTTACCGACAAAGAAGAACTTGAGGAAATGCTGAAAACAGGTGTAATGATCGCCAAATCAGAAGCAAGAATGTACAATCAATTACATAAAGAAATGCTGGAAATATAG
- a CDS encoding sulfotransferase domain-containing protein, whose protein sequence is MGIFTKIQKTDDLPSFFMSTVPKSGTNYLKQILLGMPNVTHSPLEHEYYVDYFYLPEFKNLFYRLGHIPSNAFGAGHVYYSPEFSRMLKRLNMKHIFLYRDLRDVVVSFTYFVIDKYPYHPMYEYLVQLPTQKDRYIAMIKGVDTESFQYPGIADWIRPFYRWINDPDTFSISFEDIGLSEESRRQVIHKIAEYLWRDLKPPLSIDEMVERMEANIDPKRSFTFRSGKIGDWKNEFDEDIKQVFKKTAGHILIETGYEKDNDW, encoded by the coding sequence ATGGGGATTTTTACGAAAATTCAGAAGACTGATGACTTGCCGAGTTTTTTTATGAGCACCGTGCCAAAAAGCGGCACGAATTATTTAAAACAAATCCTGTTGGGAATGCCCAATGTTACCCATTCACCTCTAGAGCATGAATATTACGTGGATTATTTTTATCTTCCAGAGTTTAAAAATTTATTTTATAGATTAGGGCATATCCCTTCTAATGCATTCGGGGCAGGGCATGTGTATTATAGTCCGGAGTTTTCCCGCATGCTGAAACGGTTAAATATGAAGCATATTTTCTTATACAGGGATCTGCGTGATGTTGTAGTGTCTTTTACGTATTTCGTCATAGACAAATACCCGTATCATCCCATGTATGAATATTTGGTGCAATTGCCGACCCAAAAAGACCGCTATATTGCAATGATTAAAGGTGTTGATACGGAAAGTTTTCAGTATCCCGGCATCGCGGACTGGATTCGGCCCTTCTATAGATGGATCAATGATCCTGACACCTTTTCTATTTCATTTGAGGATATTGGGCTTTCCGAGGAATCCAGACGACAAGTTATACACAAAATTGCCGAATACCTTTGGAGAGATTTGAAACCTCCTCTATCTATCGATGAAATGGTAGAAAGAATGGAAGCAAATATCGATCCCAAACGATCCTTTACATTCCGCAGTGGCAAGATTGGCGACTGGAAGAACGAATTTGATGAAGATATAAAACAGGTGTTTAAAAAAACTGCAGGTCATATCTTAATTGAAACAGGTTATGAAAAAGACAACGACTGGTAG
- a CDS encoding glycosyltransferase family 4 protein: protein MKVVIPVGDLHIGGGCKVLVQIANTLYSKGHDTEVVIPKSGTIKYDIQGRLTVVPVLSKEYIPYGDIILPNFYTTFSPAFAAWPKQCVRLSLGFEPLWVPNPQDALSTYVNQVPIISISKWLDEQIQQNTQLRSTVVNLGVDPNTFYYIPISTKYRLDASRPKVILYIARDPKAGYRFKGYEEFVECMKMVNHWYPGQFVVHMICPANELTLPDIPCKTFFPRSDQEMAGLYRSADLFVSTSWFEAFALPPLEAMACGTPVVATNSGGIMDYAVEGENAIIVPPKDPKSLATAIVALLSNPELAKTLSHGGLKQARRFTLARFQRKMTETLENLYIERRNQ from the coding sequence ATGAAAGTCGTTATTCCGGTGGGAGATTTGCACATCGGCGGCGGATGCAAGGTATTGGTGCAAATTGCAAATACTCTGTATTCCAAAGGTCATGATACCGAAGTCGTCATACCCAAGTCAGGCACCATCAAGTATGACATTCAAGGCAGACTTACTGTTGTTCCTGTTTTGTCAAAGGAATATATACCATATGGAGATATCATTCTTCCAAACTTCTATACAACATTTTCTCCAGCATTTGCAGCTTGGCCAAAGCAATGTGTACGACTCAGTTTAGGATTCGAACCTTTATGGGTACCAAATCCTCAAGACGCACTGTCTACTTACGTAAACCAAGTCCCAATCATCTCTATTTCTAAGTGGCTAGACGAACAAATTCAGCAAAATACGCAACTGCGAAGTACAGTGGTGAACCTGGGGGTGGATCCGAATACCTTCTATTATATACCGATTTCAACTAAGTACCGCTTAGATGCGAGTCGTCCGAAAGTAATTCTTTATATAGCGCGCGATCCAAAAGCCGGCTATCGGTTTAAAGGCTATGAAGAATTTGTGGAATGTATGAAAATGGTGAATCATTGGTACCCAGGCCAATTTGTCGTACACATGATCTGCCCGGCAAATGAACTTACATTGCCAGACATACCTTGTAAGACTTTCTTCCCAAGAAGCGATCAGGAAATGGCAGGTTTATATCGTTCCGCAGATTTATTTGTTTCTACTTCTTGGTTTGAGGCATTCGCACTTCCTCCACTCGAAGCGATGGCTTGCGGCACGCCGGTTGTAGCGACAAACTCGGGTGGGATAATGGACTATGCTGTAGAAGGCGAGAATGCAATCATAGTACCGCCAAAAGATCCGAAATCCCTTGCCACAGCAATCGTTGCCCTGCTGTCAAATCCAGAATTGGCAAAAACACTGTCTCATGGCGGTCTAAAGCAGGCACGGCGCTTTACTTTGGCTCGCTTTCAGCGAAAAATGACGGAAACGCTGGAGAACCTTTATATAGAAAGGAGAAATCAATAG
- a CDS encoding glycosyltransferase, giving the protein MEKVSIIIPTYNCQYVDQAIESALGQTYPNVEVVVVNDNSTLYNEKISPYYNVIRYIEKGHTGTAGTLNMGYRAATGDYLTWLSADDLYLPEKTEKQLKFMLHHNADVCYSNYHLINEHGEITHQSVGSGFSSRLELCQRMLIGCTINGCTVMMKRNVFRHLGPFDEQLQYTHDYDLWLRIIKHYNLLYFPEPYVMYRVHENMTTKKEEKKIPAEIRQVINRHKLSLKMLIRKEMNS; this is encoded by the coding sequence GTGGAGAAAGTGTCCATTATTATTCCTACTTATAACTGTCAGTACGTAGACCAGGCAATTGAGAGTGCGTTAGGCCAAACCTATCCCAATGTAGAAGTTGTCGTTGTAAACGATAACTCCACCCTATACAACGAAAAAATTTCACCCTACTATAATGTCATTCGCTATATCGAAAAAGGCCACACTGGTACAGCGGGAACATTAAATATGGGATATCGGGCTGCAACAGGCGACTACCTGACATGGTTAAGTGCGGATGATCTTTATCTTCCTGAGAAAACAGAGAAACAGTTGAAATTTATGCTGCATCACAATGCAGACGTCTGTTATTCAAACTATCACCTCATCAATGAACATGGTGAAATCACACATCAGTCAGTCGGGAGCGGCTTCAGTTCCAGATTGGAACTCTGCCAAAGAATGTTGATTGGCTGCACGATCAATGGCTGCACGGTCATGATGAAACGTAATGTTTTCCGTCATCTTGGACCGTTCGATGAACAATTACAGTATACACATGACTATGATTTATGGTTGCGGATCATAAAGCATTACAATCTTCTTTATTTCCCTGAACCATATGTCATGTACCGTGTGCATGAAAATATGACCACGAAAAAAGAAGAAAAGAAGATTCCTGCGGAAATCAGGCAAGTTATCAACCGTCACAAACTATCTCTAAAAATGCTTATAAGGAAGGAGATGAATTCATGA
- a CDS encoding glycosyltransferase family 4 protein, with product MKFTFPILTLCLGGAQRMLAEITNGLLDRGHQVTILMPPQGAVEYEVKAPIIRTKQNYQIAESDYPAADVIVSNFYTTVPEAHAASLNGKGIHIRLSLCYEPVFLPDNHYSFPTYHLTPHVLVLSEWQRDIIRLNHGMQGYIVPVGVNPTFKNLNIRSSGKPARIVAIVRKPEGGFSWHREQAYLLNHLDIVKDRYPNIQITLFCPPNELASSPSLLKLKKQNRYLFYTPGNDIELCYHLNQADLYISASTYDSASLPGLEAMRCGTALITTYAGGNSDYCRHEQNCLMSYRFENRLFEDIIRLIEDDVLRKQLMKEGEKEAAKWTWERSVDAFEAAISKILG from the coding sequence ATGAAATTCACGTTTCCCATTCTTACACTGTGTTTGGGCGGCGCACAACGAATGCTTGCAGAAATAACAAACGGTCTTTTAGACCGGGGACATCAGGTTACGATTCTAATGCCGCCACAGGGAGCTGTTGAATATGAAGTAAAAGCCCCCATTATACGAACAAAGCAAAACTATCAAATAGCAGAGAGTGATTATCCGGCAGCGGATGTTATTGTCTCGAATTTTTACACAACCGTTCCTGAAGCACACGCCGCCAGTTTAAACGGCAAAGGTATACACATTCGCTTAAGCTTATGTTATGAGCCGGTGTTTTTGCCTGACAACCATTATTCCTTCCCTACGTATCACTTGACACCTCATGTGCTTGTACTTTCCGAATGGCAGAGAGACATAATCCGGCTCAATCATGGCATGCAAGGATACATTGTACCTGTTGGCGTGAATCCGACATTTAAGAATTTGAACATTCGAAGTTCCGGAAAACCGGCACGGATTGTTGCGATTGTAAGAAAACCGGAAGGCGGATTTTCTTGGCATCGGGAGCAGGCTTATCTGCTGAATCACTTAGATATTGTGAAAGATAGATACCCTAACATCCAAATCACTTTATTTTGCCCGCCAAATGAGCTTGCCAGTTCGCCAAGCTTATTGAAATTAAAAAAGCAGAACCGCTACCTGTTTTATACTCCCGGAAATGATATAGAGCTTTGCTACCATCTAAACCAGGCGGATCTCTATATCAGTGCTTCTACCTATGATTCCGCATCATTGCCTGGTTTAGAAGCCATGCGCTGCGGTACTGCATTGATCACTACGTATGCTGGCGGAAACTCCGACTATTGCAGACATGAGCAGAACTGCCTGATGTCGTACCGTTTTGAAAACCGTCTCTTCGAAGATATCATTCGCTTAATAGAGGATGATGTGTTACGCAAGCAGCTCATGAAAGAAGGCGAAAAAGAAGCGGCAAAGTGGACATGGGAACGAAGTGTGGATGCGTTTGAAGCTGCCATTTCAAAGATATTGGGGTGA
- a CDS encoding transposase: MDLQLELLPYHYYNTLGFDAELIDYIDHVDDMIVLQKIAPLYKDGGRPPIDPRVCFRMHYLYFTRPEIFSFRELVRQLKDPKNQAWRNFIGVPTIEKVPVHSSLSHFRTKVSAELFYAILFDLIAQALKLKDFLQPMLTGIDSRPIWANVNGYKKKRCDCPDQSTCTCEKTYSDPDATCGVQRTKANQNKFFIGYRKHSIVCPSPKGPIVLFSIILPNDTADVKVMLPLIEMMKKVEGLKVEYLVADLGYFDADDQQEALLKHDVAVVTEIKKNTVIPEHCSSEGKPECQEGHALVFDGFDTDTYTAWFRGDDNKCSACPLQGLCAMQFGYSFTENPFFYGPVPQGSMLQEHMLNFRKQVELAFAQESNQLTSVMKHKKVPVRETKRVEKWFILRDAFRLIERMIQHVRATVLPPNHVETIKKLQEFQVEQLSLQIAA, translated from the coding sequence ATGGATTTGCAGCTAGAACTGCTACCCTACCACTACTATAACACACTCGGCTTTGACGCGGAACTTATTGATTATATTGATCATGTTGACGACATGATTGTCTTACAAAAGATAGCTCCACTGTATAAGGATGGCGGACGGCCTCCAATTGATCCAAGAGTCTGCTTCCGGATGCACTACTTGTACTTTACACGTCCGGAGATCTTCTCATTCCGTGAACTTGTGAGGCAGTTAAAAGACCCCAAAAATCAAGCATGGCGAAATTTTATCGGTGTACCTACTATCGAAAAAGTGCCGGTTCACAGCTCTCTTAGTCATTTTCGTACGAAAGTCAGTGCAGAATTGTTTTACGCCATCTTGTTTGACCTGATTGCGCAAGCCTTAAAACTCAAAGACTTCCTACAGCCGATGCTGACAGGTATCGATTCAAGACCGATTTGGGCCAACGTCAACGGGTACAAGAAAAAACGCTGTGACTGCCCCGACCAGAGCACATGTACGTGCGAGAAGACATATTCCGATCCGGATGCAACCTGCGGTGTACAACGAACAAAAGCCAACCAGAACAAGTTTTTCATTGGTTATCGCAAGCATTCGATCGTCTGCCCAAGCCCGAAAGGGCCAATTGTATTATTTTCTATCATTCTGCCCAATGATACAGCGGATGTCAAAGTCATGCTTCCACTTATCGAAATGATGAAGAAAGTCGAAGGATTGAAGGTCGAGTATTTGGTGGCCGACTTAGGCTATTTTGATGCAGACGATCAGCAAGAAGCGCTGCTGAAGCATGATGTAGCAGTTGTAACAGAAATCAAAAAGAATACTGTCATTCCTGAACACTGCTCCTCTGAAGGTAAGCCGGAATGCCAGGAAGGTCACGCTCTTGTGTTTGATGGATTCGATACAGATACCTACACCGCTTGGTTCCGTGGAGACGATAACAAATGCTCCGCCTGCCCGTTGCAAGGTCTCTGTGCGATGCAGTTCGGCTATTCCTTCACGGAAAATCCTTTCTTCTATGGCCCTGTACCGCAGGGTAGCATGTTGCAAGAGCATATGCTGAATTTTCGCAAACAGGTTGAACTCGCGTTTGCTCAGGAATCGAATCAGCTGACATCCGTTATGAAACACAAGAAGGTACCAGTTCGTGAAACCAAACGCGTCGAAAAATGGTTCATTCTGCGGGATGCGTTTCGATTGATTGAACGGATGATTCAACACGTACGAGCAACCGTTCTGCCTCCGAATCATGTAGAAACGATCAAAAAATTACAAGAGTTTCAAGTAGAGCAGCTATCGCTGCAAATAGCTGCGTAG
- a CDS encoding transposase, with protein MKPHQVKGWLNPKIDDPELYHQQVKQVCDAYHEASELAEQGVHVLCTDEKTGIQALERAQATKPMKPGQVERVEQEYIRHGTTSLTASRDVVTGQLIAPMIQATRNEADFVEHIRQVVRHDPTAPYLLVMDQLNTHKSESLVRFVAAECGIPEEALGEKGKSGVLKTMESRAAFLTDPSHRIRVIYTPKHSSWLNQIECWFSILSRRLLNKRASFVSVEDLEQRIAAFIDYYNEHLAKPFRWTYAGKLLKM; from the coding sequence TTGAAACCCCATCAAGTGAAAGGATGGCTCAATCCGAAGATCGATGATCCCGAGTTGTACCATCAACAAGTGAAACAGGTGTGTGACGCTTATCATGAGGCATCGGAACTCGCTGAACAAGGAGTACACGTTTTATGCACGGATGAAAAAACGGGTATTCAGGCGTTAGAACGCGCACAGGCCACGAAACCGATGAAACCGGGGCAAGTGGAGCGCGTCGAGCAGGAATACATCCGGCATGGCACGACCAGTCTTACCGCTTCACGCGATGTCGTCACGGGCCAGTTGATCGCTCCGATGATTCAGGCGACACGTAATGAAGCCGACTTTGTGGAGCATATCCGCCAAGTGGTCCGCCATGATCCAACAGCACCTTACCTGCTCGTGATGGATCAATTGAACACGCATAAGTCCGAGTCTCTGGTTCGTTTCGTAGCTGCGGAGTGCGGCATACCGGAAGAAGCACTTGGTGAAAAGGGCAAGTCCGGCGTTCTGAAAACGATGGAATCCCGCGCCGCGTTTCTTACCGATCCTAGCCATCGTATTCGCGTGATCTACACGCCTAAACATTCTTCTTGGCTCAACCAAATTGAATGTTGGTTTAGCATACTCTCACGCCGTCTTCTGAATAAACGCGCCAGCTTTGTGTCAGTCGAAGATTTAGAGCAGCGTATTGCCGCATTTATTGATTACTATAACGAACATTTGGCCAAACCCTTTCGTTGGACTTATGCTGGTAAGCTTCTGAAAATGTAA
- a CDS encoding helix-turn-helix domain-containing protein, with amino-acid sequence MHKQTAIKIVLSERQRKVLEKMAKGTHTPLHFIERAKIILLSAQEVNNCELARRLSLSVDTVKRWRKRWSTFAVELEQVETHRPHALKAKIEAALTDEQRSGRPSAFTAEEVAHILTLACQTPESLELPFSHWTPGLLAREAVKRGIVSSISTRQVGRFLKRSGLETPSSERMAQSEDR; translated from the coding sequence TTGCATAAACAAACCGCAATTAAAATCGTACTGAGCGAACGGCAACGAAAAGTGCTGGAGAAGATGGCCAAAGGAACCCACACACCGCTGCATTTCATCGAGCGAGCCAAGATCATTTTACTTTCGGCACAAGAGGTCAACAATTGCGAACTGGCTCGACGTCTCAGCCTCAGTGTCGATACCGTAAAGCGGTGGAGGAAGCGCTGGTCAACTTTTGCGGTGGAACTGGAACAAGTCGAAACCCATCGCCCTCATGCGCTGAAAGCGAAAATTGAAGCGGCCTTAACCGACGAACAACGATCGGGAAGACCGTCTGCGTTTACAGCCGAGGAAGTCGCCCATATCCTGACCTTAGCCTGCCAGACACCCGAAAGCTTGGAACTGCCGTTTAGTCATTGGACACCCGGATTGCTTGCCCGCGAAGCGGTAAAACGTGGCATCGTTTCCTCGATTTCGACGCGTCAGGTCGGGCGTTTTTTAAAACGAAGCGGACTTGAAACCCCATCAAGTGAAAGGATGGCTCAATCCGAAGATCGATGA
- a CDS encoding SDR family NAD(P)-dependent oxidoreductase: MNIAGKKVLVTGGAGFIGSHLVQLLIRNGAHVRVLVHYNSFNTKGYIDHLSIEEQQAIEVIQGDLKEYQTINQACQNAEIVFHLGALIAIPYSYQQPLDVMHTNIQGTLHVAQAVKDWEIPLLVHTSTSEVYGTARYVPMDENHILQAQSPYSASKIAADKIIESFHCSYHLPVVTVRPFNAYGPRQSLRAVIPTIISQALFQSEIILGNLSATRDFTFVEDTARAFLAAASSTHAIGQVFNAGSEFEVSIGDLAKKVTQIIGRDLPIRIDPERLRPDTSEVDRLFSNSSKAKQVLGWAPQISLEEGLEKTIHWISKHKNTYQTKQYVI, encoded by the coding sequence TTGAATATAGCTGGAAAGAAGGTTCTAGTAACAGGAGGAGCGGGATTTATCGGCAGTCATCTTGTCCAATTGTTGATACGGAATGGAGCCCATGTACGTGTACTTGTTCACTATAATTCATTCAATACGAAAGGCTATATTGATCATCTTTCAATAGAAGAACAGCAAGCAATAGAAGTGATCCAAGGGGATTTAAAAGAATACCAAACCATAAATCAGGCCTGCCAGAATGCGGAAATCGTGTTTCATTTAGGGGCACTCATTGCAATTCCCTATTCCTATCAACAGCCCTTGGATGTTATGCATACAAATATTCAGGGTACATTGCATGTTGCACAAGCTGTAAAGGATTGGGAAATCCCGCTTTTGGTACACACATCTACTAGCGAAGTCTATGGTACAGCACGCTATGTGCCAATGGATGAAAATCATATATTACAGGCCCAATCCCCATACTCTGCCAGCAAGATTGCTGCAGACAAGATTATTGAAAGTTTTCACTGTTCTTATCATCTACCTGTAGTTACCGTTCGTCCCTTTAATGCATATGGACCGCGGCAATCGCTGCGTGCCGTGATTCCTACGATCATCAGTCAGGCTTTGTTTCAATCGGAAATCATTTTAGGAAATCTATCTGCCACCCGTGATTTCACGTTTGTAGAAGATACTGCACGCGCCTTTCTCGCGGCTGCAAGTTCAACCCATGCGATTGGCCAAGTATTTAATGCGGGTTCCGAATTCGAAGTATCGATAGGTGATCTGGCCAAAAAAGTAACGCAAATTATCGGCAGGGATTTGCCGATCCGTATTGATCCAGAAAGACTACGTCCAGACACCAGTGAAGTAGATCGTCTGTTTTCCAATAGTTCAAAAGCAAAGCAAGTGCTGGGTTGGGCCCCGCAAATCTCGTTAGAGGAAGGGCTTGAGAAAACGATCCATTGGATTTCAAAGCATAAAAATACTTATCAAACAAAGCAGTATGTGATTTAA
- a CDS encoding sugar phosphate nucleotidyltransferase, protein MNVVIMTGGKGTRLAPYTQVLPKGLLPIGGQPILEIIIKQLAHYGFKSITMACGYLAPLIQTYFGDGSKWNVSIAYYVEDQPSGTFGALKHMKHMFQQPFLLINCDILTTLNFRQFYDFHCSKSSMITIASQIKRIPIDLGVIETDGDKVTKFIEKPNNTVHVNMGIYMINPKVYDYLPEENVLDTTDVIKNLLDRNHDIRHYQNDAFWLDIGKPADYKQANNVFKEMAEILLPKG, encoded by the coding sequence TTGAATGTCGTAATCATGACGGGAGGTAAAGGTACTCGATTAGCTCCTTACACACAGGTATTGCCTAAGGGTCTCCTCCCGATTGGAGGGCAGCCAATTCTAGAAATCATAATCAAGCAGCTCGCCCATTATGGATTTAAATCAATTACTATGGCCTGCGGGTACTTGGCACCCTTAATTCAAACGTATTTCGGCGATGGTTCCAAATGGAATGTTTCGATTGCCTACTACGTTGAAGATCAACCTTCGGGTACATTTGGCGCTTTGAAGCATATGAAACATATGTTTCAACAACCATTTCTTCTGATTAACTGTGATATATTAACAACTTTGAATTTCCGGCAATTTTACGATTTTCACTGTTCAAAAAGCAGTATGATCACAATTGCCAGTCAAATTAAAAGGATTCCAATTGACCTTGGTGTGATTGAAACTGATGGAGATAAAGTGACAAAATTTATTGAAAAGCCAAACAACACTGTGCATGTGAATATGGGAATCTATATGATAAACCCAAAAGTTTACGATTATTTACCAGAAGAAAATGTACTGGATACAACGGATGTCATCAAAAATCTGCTAGATCGTAATCACGATATCAGACATTATCAAAATGATGCGTTTTGGCTGGACATTGGCAAACCGGCAGATTATAAGCAAGCAAACAATGTGTTTAAAGAGATGGCGGAAATTCTGCTGCCAAAGGGATGA
- a CDS encoding GDP-mannose 4,6-dehydratase — MTTRVLITGVNGFVGTHMCNYLLNKNIQVLGTGRSDSCKIKHKNLQYVKCDLLDSSSVKLLVEMNSFESIIHAAGENNASQSWNDPQMTVKTNAIGTLHLLDALRKKPKAHLKNIVVVSSSHEYGKMETTDKISETFLTVPASPYGWSKYLQTSIAEMYAKSYGFPIVIARTFNLIGPGSQGVCAQFARQVAQIENGLQSPLLMVGNTTVSRDFLDVRDAVEAYWKLLNMHLPAPGEVFNICRGTSYQISEIANKFHKISQTPFAVMVDPKLYSNNEPLTITGNNEKLCNMIDWIPKIELEVSIRDMLLEWRSLTNASRKAGEKN; from the coding sequence TTGACAACGCGAGTATTGATCACTGGAGTCAATGGATTTGTCGGAACCCATATGTGCAACTATCTCTTAAACAAAAATATTCAAGTCCTTGGAACAGGCAGAAGTGACAGCTGTAAAATAAAACATAAAAATCTGCAATACGTCAAATGCGACCTATTGGATAGTTCCTCTGTGAAACTATTGGTTGAAATGAATTCTTTTGAATCGATCATCCATGCAGCAGGTGAAAATAATGCATCCCAGTCTTGGAATGATCCGCAAATGACTGTAAAAACGAATGCTATTGGAACTTTACATTTATTAGACGCGCTGCGAAAAAAACCTAAGGCACATTTGAAAAATATAGTTGTTGTAAGTTCTTCTCATGAATACGGGAAAATGGAAACTACCGACAAGATTTCTGAAACGTTTCTAACTGTACCGGCTAGCCCTTATGGCTGGAGCAAATACCTGCAAACCTCGATTGCAGAAATGTATGCAAAATCTTATGGCTTCCCAATTGTGATTGCCAGAACATTCAACTTAATTGGTCCAGGCAGCCAAGGAGTATGCGCACAGTTCGCAAGACAAGTGGCGCAAATAGAAAATGGGCTGCAATCCCCACTGCTTATGGTCGGCAATACAACCGTTAGCAGAGACTTCTTGGATGTTCGGGACGCTGTTGAAGCATATTGGAAACTCTTGAACATGCACCTGCCTGCACCAGGCGAAGTTTTTAATATTTGCCGCGGAACTTCTTATCAAATTTCCGAAATCGCCAATAAATTCCATAAAATCTCACAAACGCCTTTTGCAGTTATGGTTGATCCGAAACTATACAGCAACAATGAACCCCTTACAATAACGGGGAACAATGAAAAGCTATGCAATATGATAGATTGGATTCCAAAAATTGAATTGGAAGTATCCATTCGAGATATGCTGCTGGAATGGAGAAGCTTGACGAATGCTTCAAGGAAAGCAGGTGAGAAAAATTGA